In the Dioscorea cayenensis subsp. rotundata cultivar TDr96_F1 chromosome 12, TDr96_F1_v2_PseudoChromosome.rev07_lg8_w22 25.fasta, whole genome shotgun sequence genome, one interval contains:
- the LOC120273116 gene encoding formin-like protein 14 has translation MESKKENPMGMCEKLFNVFNVNNSAFRPLRRLTFKNQEQPTTTTTPNQSPPNKPPQVLENNNHNPSSHDNHHQQHQHHDTPSLPPKTVIEPQQINNTLPPPKKPLDGVQVQVPSKIEIQKQQAQQKVPVNPPETGKAHRRTTTTKKEEAPPPPPPPSVPTSVAPKVVVPQAQLPVPTPPVPAPAPVPATVAGGRQPQRLETKNIDGKADDFINRVRNKLRNGSNVGKATSN, from the coding sequence atggagaGCAAGAAGGAAAATCCAATGGGCATGTGTGAGAAGCTCTTCAATGTCTTCAATGTCAACAATTCGGCTTTTCGACCTCTTCGCCGTCTTACCTTCAAGAACCAAGAACaacccaccaccaccaccactccaAACCAATCACCACCAAACAAACCTCCACAAGTTCTTGAAAACAATAACCACAATCCATCTTCTCATGataatcatcatcaacaacatcaacatcatgATACACCATCATTGCCTCCCAAAACTGTCATTGAGCCCCAACAAATCAACAATACTCTTCCACCTCCAAAGAAACCTTTAGATGGAGTCCAAGTGCAAGTACCATCAAAGATTGAGATTCAAAAACAACAAGCACAACAAAAAGTTCCGGTGAATCCACCGGAGACCGGTAAGGCTCACCGGAGAACCACCACCACCAAGAAAGAAgaagcaccaccaccaccgccgcCACCATCAGTGCCTACATCAGTGGCTCCAAAGGTTGTAGTACCACAAGCACAGTTACCTGTACCAACACCTCCGGTACCGGCGCCGGCGCCGGTGCCGGCGACGGTGGCAGGAGGAAGACAACCTCAGAGGTTGGAGACTAAGAATATTGATGGTAAGGCTGATGATTTTATTAACCGTGTTAGGAACAAGCTTAGGAATGGTTCTAATGTTGGAAAGGCTACGTCCAATTGA
- the LOC120273688 gene encoding dnaJ homolog subfamily C member 2-like, with the protein MEMSKSCLLISYSPEIINGEPILVSSNCLPVKAVYFEPAGHAFHDAALKLLGFYEEEDADADTDDQSVKSDDRGQAYRASTDSYSSKGKKKSGPGSKQQDHYALLGLAHLRFLATEEQIRKSYRETALKHHPDKQAALLLAEESEEAKEAKKAEIESHFKAIQEAYEVLIDPVKRRIYDSTDEFDDEVPTDCAPQDFFKVFGPAFMRNGRWSVAQPVPSLGEENISMQEVDSFYDFWYTFKSWREFPHADEFDLEQAESRDHKRWMERQNAKLREKAKKEEYARVRSLVDNAYRKDPRIIRRKEEEKAEKQRKKEAKYLARKLQEEEAAKAAEEERIRKEEDEKRAAEAALNQKKLKEKEKRLMRKERTRLRSLSAPVLSQPPHNLIDDDVERLCATLDMEQLRHLCDNMERKEGIIEKAQLLADALNGEKTKAEKDSQLNSSENSGPKANGATGQVKKTDNPLSNYEKKEKPWAKDEIEMLRKGMQKYPKGTSRRWEVISEYIGTGRSVEEILKATKTVLLQKPDSSKAFDSFLEKRKPAQSIASPLTSRIESEGLPAVQVENTASNSMPSQTSSSNGTGKNPESEPISVPTGVSSEQDAWSATQERALVQALKTFPKETSQRWERVAAAIPGKTVNQCKKKFALMKENFRSKKNAE; encoded by the coding sequence ATGGAAATGTCAAAGAGTTGTCTGCTTATTTCGTATTCACCTGAGATCATTAATGGGGAACCTATACTCGTCTCATCAAATTGCCTTCCTGTGAAGGCCGTATATTTTGAGCCTGCGGGGCATGCTTTTCATGATGCTGCACTTAAACTTCTTGGTTTTTATGAGGAAGAAGATGCAGATGCAGATACAGATGACCAAAGTGTTAAGTCTGATGATAGAGGCCAAGCATATAGAGCATCTACAGATTCCTACAGCAGCAAGGGCAAAAAGAAATCCGGTCCTGGAAGCAAGCAGCAAGACCATTATGCACTCTTAGGCTTGGCGCACTTGCGATTCCTGGCTACTGaagaacaaataagaaaaagttACCGAGAGACTGCTTTGAAGCACCACCCTGATAAGCAGGCTGCTCTTCTTCTTGCCGAGGAATCAGAAGAGGCTAAGGAAGCAAAAAAGGCTGAGATAGAAAGCCATTTTAAAGCTATTCAAGAAGCTTATGAAGTCTTGATTGATCCTGTGAAAAGGAGGATTTATGATTCTACTGATGAGTTTGATGATGAAGTACCAACTGATTGTGCGCCACAGGACTTCTTCAAGGTCTTTGGTCCAGCATTCATGAGGAATGGGAGATGGTCTGTTGCTCAGCCTGTTCCCTCTCTTGGGGAAGAGAACATTTCAATGCAAGAAGTTGATAGCTTCTATGATTTCTGGTACACTTTTAAGAGCTGGAGGGAGTTCCCCCATGCAGATGAGTTTGATTTAGAGCAAGCTGAGTCTCGTGACCACAAGAGATGGATGGAAAGGCAAAATGCTAAGCTAAGGGAAAAGGCCAAAAAGGAAGAGTATGCTAGAGTTCGATCTCTTGTCGACAATGCTTATAGAAAGGATCCAAGAATTATTCGgaggaaggaggaggagaaggcgGAGAAGCAGCGGAAAAAGGAGGCGAAATACCTGGCTCGAAAATTGCAGGAGGAAGAGGCCGCAAAGGCCGCTGAAGAGGAGAGAATCCGGAAAGAGGAGGACGAGAAAAGAGCAGCAGAAGCTGCTCTAAACCAAAAGaagttgaaagaaaaagaaaaaaggctTATGCGGAAAGAGAGGACACGATTGCGCAGTCTTTCTGCGCCTGTCTTGTCACAACCTCCGCATAATCTCATAGATGATGATGTGGAGAGGCTGTGTGCGACACTTGACATGGAGCAACTCAGGCATTTGTGTGATAACATGGAGAGGAAGGAGGGAATCATTGAAAAAGCTCAACTACTAGCAGATGCATTGAATGGGGAGAAAACAAAAGCAGAGAAGGATTCACAATTGAACAGTTCTGAGAATTCAGGCCCAAAAGCTAACGGTGCGACAGGACAAGTGAAGAAGACAGACAACCCCTTAAGCAACTATGAGAAGAAAGAGAAACCCTGGGCAAAGGATGAGATCGAGATGCTGAGAAAGGGCATGCAGAAGTATCCAAAGGGGACATCAAGGAGGTGGGAGGTTATCTCAGAATATATCGGTACTGGACGGTCAGTTGAAGAGATTCTTAAAGCCACAAAAACTGTGCTTCTTCAGAAGCCTGACTCATCAAAAGcctttgattcttttcttgaGAAGCGGAAACCTGCACAATCCATTGCGTCACCACTTACGTCCAGAATCGAGTCAGAAGGTTTGCCTGCTGTACAAGTGGAAAACACTGCATCCAATTCTATGCCTAGTCAGACTTCCAGCAGTAATGGAACTGGCAAGAATCCAGAAAGCGAACCTATTTCAGTTCCTACTGGAGTTTCATCTGAACAAGACGCATGGTCTGCGACTCAAGAACGTGCTCTTGTTCAGGCTCTTAAGACATTTCCGAAGGAGACAAGCCAACGCTGGGAACGCGTTGCTGCTGCAATTCCTGGGAAAACTGTGAACCAGTGCAAGAAGAAATTTGCTTTGATGAAGGAGAATTTCAGAAGCAAGAAAAATGCTGAGTAA